A single window of Microbispora hainanensis DNA harbors:
- a CDS encoding TetR/AcrR family transcriptional regulator has protein sequence MSRSAEEPAYLARPRRRDAQRNRERFIAAAQAAFAANGVDASLEQIARDVGLAIGTLYRHFPTRIDLLLAVFEPKVQKFVETAEHALAMDDAWEGFCVFLEALFGMQAGDRGFNDLVSMRFPASERTEAMHDRLYHLLEKILHRAQEHGVVRPDITVADIITLVWANGRIIEATSHTAPQAWRRHLHLMIDAFRAENRHDLPEPPLTGEQLYAAMVHLSGE, from the coding sequence ATGTCGCGATCCGCCGAAGAGCCCGCCTACCTGGCCCGACCTCGGCGTCGTGATGCGCAGCGCAACCGGGAGCGCTTCATCGCCGCCGCTCAGGCCGCATTCGCGGCGAACGGCGTCGACGCCTCCCTGGAACAGATCGCCCGCGACGTCGGCCTGGCGATCGGCACGCTCTACCGGCACTTCCCCACGCGCATCGATCTCCTGCTGGCCGTCTTCGAACCCAAGGTGCAGAAGTTCGTCGAGACCGCCGAACACGCCCTGGCCATGGACGACGCCTGGGAAGGCTTCTGTGTCTTCCTCGAAGCGCTGTTCGGCATGCAGGCCGGAGACCGCGGATTCAACGACCTGGTCTCGATGCGCTTCCCCGCCAGCGAGCGCACCGAAGCGATGCACGACAGGCTCTACCACCTGCTGGAGAAGATCCTGCACCGCGCCCAGGAGCACGGCGTCGTGCGCCCGGACATCACCGTGGCCGACATCATCACCCTGGTCTGGGCCAACGGCCGCATCATCGAGGCCACGAGCCACACCGCGCCCCAGGCCTGGCGGCGTCACCTGCATCTCATGATCGACGCGTTCCGGGCCGAGAACCGGCACGACCTGCCGGAACCTCCGCTGACGGGAGAGCAGCTCTACGCGGCCATGGTCCACCTGAGCGGCGAGTAG
- a CDS encoding HNH endonuclease has protein sequence MAIPDGLAVIPPGAELAGVLAGIAVERVSGFDTVEVLKAAYRQSCHDRAWFLRVLLEVGLREAWSGDSVVRLQTPEEFAPDEARAALVWSRRRADSAFELAWNLHRRLPVLGEAMLEGVLDEPRAVAFIRWTSGLTDAQAGWVCERLVPRAAGWTVGELVEHVQRMVLAIDPDWAEKRYTEAVRRRRVAGMRNDDGTATVSGLDLPVERAVAGCERIDELARACKRAGDRRPIDHIRADLFLGSLDGTFEGLTDEQIVTHVLAHPLVEPGDPTPGDTSDDIPSSTGSADDPAGSSDAATGKPDAPAGTTASPASSAGTPTGEPKHERERDYERRSGNGPEPEDGHGHGRRVAPEPERGHAQSAAPQPGTEQRPSTGATPAYERDRSAASEPAAEHQRRLSTGPESEHEHGRDQVTAPAPEPEHEHEHERGQSAPPEPGPEHERGHDNSAAPEPEDGNAYAHGRRGAPEPRQEREHGQGTAPEPGTEQRPSTGATPAYEHDQSAAPEPEDGHTHTHGRRAAPESERGHDQSAAPESESESEGGRGCGELQRSQGRLGGGPGATSWSVPEIRVELTTLLGHDEHPAHLPGWGMVHAAQARRIVTGMLGGQWRYAICADDGHLLLAGITRQRPCPPAQRPPRDMRRGGIVELQITLTQLHRLAAAPATTGAWAPLIADLTRQAHAQLGTTPATGSPHPAAARHPGRSCDPAAAHAPAGSGDPAMLGEQTDPAHTADITGTANTAGAVSTTDAVGTAGAVNTTGAARTANADSAGAANTTGVANTADVVNVANAAGAAGTAGVANTANGADRRHADAALRRYVQIRGRVCSWPGCRMPATRTDQDHIQAWADNGATTAANLHLACRHDHRAKHLGGWRVTTAGPHLIIWTSPLRHPYRSPLPKIIQPVPDPQPRTWPDAPPGRLPADLPGAPDTIMAPPCPPPSPTAQTPAETPAQPTRRHATHAAGAGSPGAKEHDDSRSKDDESGGTLIQRDLETPPF, from the coding sequence GTGGCGATTCCTGATGGGCTGGCGGTGATCCCGCCGGGGGCCGAGCTTGCGGGGGTGCTGGCGGGTATCGCTGTGGAGCGGGTGTCGGGGTTCGACACCGTGGAGGTGCTCAAGGCGGCCTACCGGCAGTCCTGTCATGACCGGGCGTGGTTTTTGCGGGTGCTGCTGGAGGTCGGGCTGCGTGAGGCGTGGTCCGGCGACAGCGTGGTCCGCCTGCAAACACCGGAGGAGTTCGCCCCGGATGAGGCGCGGGCGGCGCTGGTGTGGTCGCGCCGCCGCGCGGATTCGGCGTTCGAGCTGGCGTGGAATCTGCATCGCCGCCTGCCGGTGCTCGGTGAGGCGATGCTGGAGGGGGTGTTGGATGAGCCGCGGGCGGTGGCTTTCATCCGCTGGACGAGCGGGTTGACCGACGCCCAGGCCGGCTGGGTTTGCGAGCGTCTGGTGCCTCGGGCGGCGGGGTGGACGGTGGGCGAGCTGGTCGAGCACGTTCAGCGCATGGTGCTCGCGATCGATCCGGATTGGGCGGAAAAGCGTTATACCGAGGCGGTCCGCAGGCGGCGGGTGGCCGGCATGCGCAATGATGACGGCACCGCGACCGTGTCCGGGCTGGACCTGCCGGTGGAGCGGGCGGTGGCCGGGTGTGAGCGGATCGATGAGCTGGCCCGCGCCTGCAAACGCGCCGGGGACCGCCGCCCGATCGATCACATCCGCGCGGACTTGTTTTTGGGCAGCCTGGATGGCACCTTCGAAGGCCTGACCGACGAGCAGATCGTCACCCATGTCCTGGCCCACCCTCTCGTGGAACCCGGCGATCCCACCCCCGGCGACACCTCTGACGACATCCCCAGCTCCACCGGCTCGGCCGATGACCCCGCCGGCTCATCTGACGCCGCCACCGGCAAACCTGACGCCCCCGCAGGCACTACCGCCAGCCCCGCCAGCTCTGCCGGTACCCCCACAGGCGAGCCGAAGCACGAGCGCGAGCGCGACTACGAGCGGAGGTCGGGTAACGGACCCGAGCCGGAAGATGGGCACGGGCACGGGCGGAGGGTCGCTCCGGAGCCGGAGCGTGGGCACGCCCAAAGCGCCGCACCACAACCGGGGACGGAGCAGAGGCCGAGCACCGGAGCCACGCCTGCGTACGAGCGCGACCGGAGCGCCGCCTCCGAACCAGCGGCAGAGCACCAGCGGAGGCTGAGCACCGGACCCGAGTCGGAGCACGAACACGGGCGCGACCAGGTCACAGCACCCGCGCCGGAGCCGGAGCACGAGCACGAGCACGAGCGCGGCCAGAGCGCCCCACCCGAACCAGGGCCTGAACACGAGCGCGGGCACGACAACAGCGCCGCACCCGAACCGGAGGACGGGAACGCGTACGCGCACGGGCGGAGGGGCGCACCCGAACCGAGGCAGGAGCGTGAGCACGGCCAGGGCACCGCACCAGAGCCAGGGACGGAGCAGAGGCCGAGCACCGGAGCCACGCCCGCGTACGAACACGACCAGAGCGCCGCACCCGAACCGGAGGACGGGCACACGCACACGCACGGGCGGAGGGCCGCGCCGGAGTCTGAGCGAGGGCACGACCAGAGCGCCGCACCTGAGTCGGAGTCGGAGTCGGAGGGTGGGCGCGGGTGCGGGGAGCTTCAGCGGTCGCAGGGCCGCCTTGGTGGTGGGCCTGGCGCGACATCGTGGTCGGTGCCGGAGATACGGGTGGAGCTGACGACGTTGCTCGGGCACGATGAGCACCCCGCGCACCTGCCCGGCTGGGGCATGGTCCACGCCGCCCAGGCACGCCGCATCGTCACCGGCATGCTCGGCGGGCAGTGGCGCTATGCCATCTGCGCCGACGACGGGCACCTGCTCCTGGCCGGCATCACCCGGCAGCGCCCCTGCCCGCCCGCCCAACGGCCACCCCGCGACATGCGACGCGGCGGCATCGTCGAGCTGCAGATCACCCTCACCCAGCTCCACCGGCTGGCCGCCGCACCGGCCACCACCGGCGCCTGGGCACCCCTCATCGCCGACCTCACCCGTCAAGCCCACGCCCAGCTCGGCACCACCCCCGCAACCGGATCACCCCACCCGGCGGCAGCGCGCCACCCGGGCCGATCCTGTGACCCGGCGGCAGCGCACGCCCCAGCGGGATCGGGTGACCCGGCCATGCTGGGCGAACAGACCGACCCAGCCCACACGGCCGACATCACGGGCACGGCCAACACGGCAGGCGCAGTCAGCACCACGGACGCGGTTGGCACGGCAGGCGCAGTCAACACCACAGGCGCGGCTCGCACGGCCAACGCGGACTCGGCGGGCGCGGCCAACACGACGGGAGTGGCCAACACGGCTGACGTGGTCAACGTGGCGAACGCGGCTGGTGCGGCCGGTACCGCTGGGGTGGCGAATACGGCGAACGGGGCTGATCGGCGTCATGCCGATGCGGCCTTACGCCGATACGTCCAGATCCGGGGCCGGGTCTGCTCCTGGCCGGGCTGCCGCATGCCCGCCACCCGCACCGACCAAGACCACATCCAGGCCTGGGCCGACAACGGCGCCACCACCGCCGCCAACCTGCACCTGGCCTGCCGCCACGACCACCGCGCCAAGCACCTCGGCGGCTGGCGCGTCACCACCGCAGGCCCCCACCTCATCATCTGGACCAGCCCACTCAGACACCCCTACCGCAGCCCACTCCCGAAGATCATCCAGCCCGTCCCCGACCCCCAGCCCCGCACCTGGCCCGACGCCCCACCCGGACGCCTGCCCGCCGACCTCCCCGGAGCACCAGACACGATCATGGCCCCACCATGCCCTCCCCCATCCCCAACGGCACAAACCCCCGCAGAAACCCCGGCACAACCAACCCGTAGGCACGCGACGCACGCAGCAGGCGCGGGCAGCCCCGGCGCAAAGGAACACGACGACAGCAGATCAAAGGACGACGAATCAGGAGGAACACTCATCCAACGCGACCTCGAGACACCACCCTTTTGA
- a CDS encoding patatin-like phospholipase family protein, giving the protein MTTAFILWGGGSLGAAQVGMLRALTAHGIRADMVVGASIGALNGAYYAARPDAAGAEELARLWLSVSSHDVYPVSGPDVLRTLAGNLPLHPLRGALQALGVPNYTFPLNPATLVAALLGRRNYLFENSSLRRFLERILPIRALEETLVPLEVLTADVRTGRPVILSRGPALPALLASTAIPALYPTVTIGDHVLMDGGVADLTTLDYAVDAGADEAYLLAPGFSCHLPAAPSTAIAMALHGYNLLSEQRISASIRHNKRRTRLHVLPPLCPVEVLPVDFRGTADMIDRATLSTAHWLERREPDPRLARPLGPPHGEHHRRRGPG; this is encoded by the coding sequence ATGACGACGGCGTTCATCCTTTGGGGAGGCGGCAGCCTGGGGGCCGCGCAGGTCGGCATGCTCCGCGCGCTCACCGCTCACGGGATCCGCGCCGACATGGTGGTGGGCGCCTCGATCGGGGCGCTCAACGGCGCCTATTACGCCGCGCGGCCCGACGCCGCGGGTGCGGAGGAACTGGCGCGGCTGTGGCTGTCGGTGAGCAGCCACGACGTGTATCCGGTGAGCGGGCCCGACGTGCTCCGTACGCTGGCCGGAAACCTTCCCCTTCATCCTCTCCGGGGAGCCCTGCAGGCGCTGGGTGTGCCCAACTACACGTTCCCGCTCAACCCTGCCACGCTGGTCGCGGCGCTGCTGGGCCGTCGCAACTACCTGTTCGAGAACTCCTCCCTGCGGCGGTTCCTCGAACGCATCCTGCCGATCCGCGCCCTGGAGGAGACGCTGGTTCCGCTGGAGGTGCTGACCGCGGACGTGCGGACGGGGCGGCCGGTGATCCTTTCGCGGGGGCCCGCGTTGCCGGCCCTGCTGGCCAGCACCGCGATCCCTGCCCTGTATCCCACCGTGACGATCGGCGACCACGTGCTCATGGACGGCGGTGTCGCCGATCTGACCACGCTGGACTACGCGGTGGACGCGGGGGCCGACGAGGCGTACCTGCTGGCGCCCGGGTTCTCCTGCCACCTGCCGGCCGCGCCGTCGACGGCGATCGCCATGGCCCTGCACGGCTACAACCTGCTGAGCGAGCAGCGCATCAGCGCCTCGATCAGGCATAACAAGCGGCGGACCCGCCTGCACGTGCTGCCGCCGCTGTGCCCGGTCGAGGTGCTGCCCGTCGACTTCCGCGGTACGGCCGACATGATCGACCGAGCTACCCTGTCGACCGCCCATTGGCTGGAGCGGCGCGAACCGGATCCCCGCCTCGCCCGCCCGCTCGGCCCTCCGCATGGCGAGCACCACCGGCGGCGCGGGCCGGGCTGA